A section of the Oryza sativa Japonica Group chromosome 1, ASM3414082v1 genome encodes:
- the LOC4327471 gene encoding uncharacterized LOC4327471 — MEGIIPFIFKAVAQYKEGGHVSLSDMISDRPSPASYVLLPGDSDGRHADDKTQPLRLQASTGSEEEVTTCTARASHLRCSTLRRRA; from the coding sequence ATGGAAGGCATCATCCCGTTCATCTTCAAGGCGGTAGCGCAGTACAAGGAGGGAGGGCACGTATCCCTCAGCGACATGATCTCCGAcaggccgtcgccggcgtcgtacGTGCTCCTGCCGGGGGACTCTGACGGCCGACACGCCGATGACAAGACCCAGCCACTTCGTCTTCAGGCTTCCACCGGCTCCGAGGAGGAGGTCACCACCTGCACCGCCCGGGCGTCGCACCTCCGGTGCTCCACGCTGCGCCGGCGAGCTTAG
- the LOC4327469 gene encoding ultraviolet-B receptor UVR8 isoform X2: protein MNGRGGGGGGGVGVVGAGGEEQMEMEEDGAGLRARVSAGRKERVVLMWGYLPGVSPQRSPLLGPVPVRLPAAAGGDGWRDVCGGGCGFAMAISESGKLLTWGSADDMGQSYVTAGKHEETPEAFPLPSDVAIVRADAGWAHCVAITDEGDVYTWGWKECVPTGRVISDQSSGGTLEKDERQSAIAADQVSPRSQVSRTSSGAASGPSESRGTDDSTKRRRLSSTKHAPESSTSSDENLSAPPCVVTFNTGVKIMAVAAGGRHTLALSDLGQVWGWGYGGEGQLGLGSRIRTVSSPHPIPCIESALYSKDRPAAMKGNKSAEVQISKVMGNCVKAIACGGRHSAVVTDSGALLTFGWGLYGQCGQGNTDDVLSPTCVSSILGVKMQDIGAGLWHTVCTSVDGDVYSFGGNQFGQLGTGSDQAETVPKLVDASSLENKNARAVSCGARHSAIITDEGEVFCWGWNKYGQLGLGDSMDRNVPCSVPVDAYHPLNVSCGWWHTLVLAESPT from the exons ATgaacggccgcggcggcggcggaggcggaggcgtgggggTGGTGGGAGCGGGAGGCGAGGAgcagatggagatggaggaggacggcgccgggCTTCGCGCGCGGGTTTCTGCGGGGAGGAAGGAGCGGGTGGTGCTTATGTGGGGGTACCTCCCCGGCGTCTCGCCGCAGCGCTCCCCGCTGCTCGGGCCCGTACCCGTGAGGCTACcggccgcggcgggcggcgatggGTGGAGGGACGTatgcggaggcggctgcggcttCGCCATGGCCATCTCAG AGTCTGGTAAACTCCTCACTTGGGGTTCTGCTGATGATATGGGCCAAAGCTATGTGACTGCCGGGAAGCATGAG GAAACTCCAGAAGCTTTTCCACTTCCTAGTGACGTGGCAATAGTGAGAGCTGATGCTGGATGGGCTCATTGTGTTGCAATAACTG ATGAAGGGGATGTCTATACATGGGGTTGGAAAGAATGTGTTCCAACAGGAAGGGTCATTTCTGACCAATCTTCTGGTGGAACTTTGGAAAAAGATGAAAGACAGAGTGCGATTGCCGCTGACCAAG TGAGCCCCAGGTCGCAGGTGTCTAGGACAAGTAGCGGAGCAGCATCTGGTCCTTCTGAAAGTAGAGGTACTGATGATAGCACGAAGAGACGAAGGTTGTCTTCAACCAAACATGCACCCGAAAGTTCAACGTCCAGTGATGAAAACCTTTCAGCACCCCCTTGTGTAGTGACATTTAATACAGGAGTTAAAATAATGGCAGTAGCTGCTGGTGGTCGTCATACATTAGCACTATCAG ATTTAGGCCAAGTATGGGGTTGGGGCTATGGAGGAGAAGGGCAACTAGGCCTGGGTTCTAGAATCCGGACTGTTTCCTCTCCACATCCTATCCCGTGCATTGAATCAGCATTGTACAGCAAAGATCGGCCAGCAGCTATGAAAGGAAACAAAAGTGCTGAAGTGCAGATTAGCAAAGTCATGGGAAATTGCGTGAAGGCCATTGCATGTGGGGGTCGCCACAGTGCTGTAGTAACAG ATTCAGGAGCACTACTTACATTTGGATGGGGACTGTACGGACAG TGTGGACAAGGAAACACAGATGATGTTTTAAGTCCAACGTGTGTATCGTCTATCCTGGGAGTCAAGATGCAAGACATTGGTGCAGGGCTGTGGCACACTGTATGCACATCTGTAGATGGCGATGTCTATTCCTTCGGAGGAAACCAGTTTGGGCAGCTGGGCACTGGTTCTGATCAAGCTGAG ACTGTACCAAAACTGGTAGATGCCTCAAGCTTGGAGAATAAGAATGCACGAGCTGTTTCTTGTGGAGCTCGTCATAGTGCAATAATAACTG ATGAAGGCGAGGTCTTCTGCTGGGGATGGAACAAGTACGGACAG CTCGGTCTCGGCGATTCCATGGACAGAAACGTGCCTTGCAGTGTTCCTGTCGACGCATACCACCCACTGAATGTGTCGTGCGGTTGGTGGCACACCTTGGTGCTCGCGGAGTCCCCTACTTAA
- the LOC4327469 gene encoding uncharacterized protein isoform X1 yields MNGRGGGGGGGVGVVGAGGEEQMEMEEDGAGLRARVSAGRKERVVLMWGYLPGVSPQRSPLLGPVPVRLPAAAGGDGWRDVCGGGCGFAMAISESGKLLTWGSADDMGQSYVTAGKHEETPEAFPLPSDVAIVRADAGWAHCVAITDEGDVYTWGWKECVPTGRVISDQSSGGTLEKDERQSAIAADQVSPRSQVSRTSSGAASGPSESRGTDDSTKRRRLSSTKHAPESSTSSDENLSAPPCVVTFNTGVKIMAVAAGGRHTLALSASDLGQVWGWGYGGEGQLGLGSRIRTVSSPHPIPCIESALYSKDRPAAMKGNKSAEVQISKVMGNCVKAIACGGRHSAVVTDSGALLTFGWGLYGQCGQGNTDDVLSPTCVSSILGVKMQDIGAGLWHTVCTSVDGDVYSFGGNQFGQLGTGSDQAETVPKLVDASSLENKNARAVSCGARHSAIITDEGEVFCWGWNKYGQLGLGDSMDRNVPCSVPVDAYHPLNVSCGWWHTLVLAESPT; encoded by the exons ATgaacggccgcggcggcggcggaggcggaggcgtgggggTGGTGGGAGCGGGAGGCGAGGAgcagatggagatggaggaggacggcgccgggCTTCGCGCGCGGGTTTCTGCGGGGAGGAAGGAGCGGGTGGTGCTTATGTGGGGGTACCTCCCCGGCGTCTCGCCGCAGCGCTCCCCGCTGCTCGGGCCCGTACCCGTGAGGCTACcggccgcggcgggcggcgatggGTGGAGGGACGTatgcggaggcggctgcggcttCGCCATGGCCATCTCAG AGTCTGGTAAACTCCTCACTTGGGGTTCTGCTGATGATATGGGCCAAAGCTATGTGACTGCCGGGAAGCATGAG GAAACTCCAGAAGCTTTTCCACTTCCTAGTGACGTGGCAATAGTGAGAGCTGATGCTGGATGGGCTCATTGTGTTGCAATAACTG ATGAAGGGGATGTCTATACATGGGGTTGGAAAGAATGTGTTCCAACAGGAAGGGTCATTTCTGACCAATCTTCTGGTGGAACTTTGGAAAAAGATGAAAGACAGAGTGCGATTGCCGCTGACCAAG TGAGCCCCAGGTCGCAGGTGTCTAGGACAAGTAGCGGAGCAGCATCTGGTCCTTCTGAAAGTAGAGGTACTGATGATAGCACGAAGAGACGAAGGTTGTCTTCAACCAAACATGCACCCGAAAGTTCAACGTCCAGTGATGAAAACCTTTCAGCACCCCCTTGTGTAGTGACATTTAATACAGGAGTTAAAATAATGGCAGTAGCTGCTGGTGGTCGTCATACATTAGCACTATCAG CTTCAGATTTAGGCCAAGTATGGGGTTGGGGCTATGGAGGAGAAGGGCAACTAGGCCTGGGTTCTAGAATCCGGACTGTTTCCTCTCCACATCCTATCCCGTGCATTGAATCAGCATTGTACAGCAAAGATCGGCCAGCAGCTATGAAAGGAAACAAAAGTGCTGAAGTGCAGATTAGCAAAGTCATGGGAAATTGCGTGAAGGCCATTGCATGTGGGGGTCGCCACAGTGCTGTAGTAACAG ATTCAGGAGCACTACTTACATTTGGATGGGGACTGTACGGACAG TGTGGACAAGGAAACACAGATGATGTTTTAAGTCCAACGTGTGTATCGTCTATCCTGGGAGTCAAGATGCAAGACATTGGTGCAGGGCTGTGGCACACTGTATGCACATCTGTAGATGGCGATGTCTATTCCTTCGGAGGAAACCAGTTTGGGCAGCTGGGCACTGGTTCTGATCAAGCTGAG ACTGTACCAAAACTGGTAGATGCCTCAAGCTTGGAGAATAAGAATGCACGAGCTGTTTCTTGTGGAGCTCGTCATAGTGCAATAATAACTG ATGAAGGCGAGGTCTTCTGCTGGGGATGGAACAAGTACGGACAG CTCGGTCTCGGCGATTCCATGGACAGAAACGTGCCTTGCAGTGTTCCTGTCGACGCATACCACCCACTGAATGTGTCGTGCGGTTGGTGGCACACCTTGGTGCTCGCGGAGTCCCCTACTTAA
- the LOC4327470 gene encoding transcription initiation factor TFIID subunit 12b isoform X2, with protein sequence MADPPSAAATASPQPDQLAAAAVSTPQNPNPNPLLSPQIPPSPTVSDLSAISSPQLDPSAAGGGAMDYPPRPPQMQAPSPGQAAAGAGGFGQIHRSGSGSRLAAVGQLPQYAAAAARMYGSQVNFSGGGGQVGQQQQQQQQLAARAAMLSQGQIGMLQGQGNAASAAHYGLQSQMMAQPRQKGMVQGAQFNTANAAQALQGMQSMGVMGGMRGNGTIPYNQQRFAHAQAQLRPQQTSQQGTLSPQVVGQGLTRTASIAALNPQLPGSSTNGPMAQMSLPQKQQQAAWLKQMQSSLGSPVSPQQFQHQQRMLLIHQLQQQSGLNQHQIAQTQQQHPHLNTQLLQQQHILQQLQQQQQSPRISASGSQKSMNLTGSQPGTPLSGGTMTGGSASQGAEVTNQLLGKRKIQDLVSQVDPLGKVDPEVEDLLLEIADDFIDSVTAFACTLAKHRKSSVLEAKDVLLHLEKNWHLSVPGFLREDKNPQRHPVKVSVDPQQPECDAAGIRSTGNKLVINNSVANHQTRPPVTEPSPMPTMGPLSKVPRF encoded by the exons ATGGCGGATCCGCCGtccgcggccgccaccgcctcgccgcagCCCGatcagctcgccgccgccgccgtctccacccCGCAAAACCCCAACCCTaaccccctcctctccccccaaATCCCACCGTCGCCCACCGTCTCCGACCTGTCCGCCATCTCGTCCCCGCAGCTCGACCCgtccgcggcgggcggcggggccatGGACTAccccccgcggccgccgcagaTGCAGGCTCCTTCGCCCGgccaggcggcggccggggctgGAGGCTTCGGCCAGATCCACCGCTCGGGCTCGGGCTCCCGCCTCGCCGCTGTCGGCCAGCTTCCACAGTACGCTGCTGCTGCGGCCAGGATGTACGGCAGTCAGGTGAACTTCTCGGGAGGTGGAGGACAGGTGggacaacagcagcagcagcagcagcagctggctgCTCGCGCGGCCATGCTTAGTCAAGGCCAGATTGGGATGCTGCAAGGGCAGGGGAACGCAGCATCTGCGGCGCACTATGGTCTCCAGTCACAGATGATGGCGCAG CCAAGGCAGAAGGGTATGGTGCAAGGTGCACAATTTAATACTGCCAATGCAGCTCAAGCATTACAAGGTATGCAGTCCATGGGAGTCATGGGTGGTATGAGAGGAAATGGAACTATTCCATATAATCAGCAACGTTTTGCCCATGCACAAGCACAATTGAGGCCGCAGCAGACATCACAGCAAGGCACACTGTCTCCACAG GTTGTGGGTCAAGGCTTGACAAGAACAGCATCGATTGCTGCATTAAATCCACAGCTACCTGGATCGTCGACAAATGGGCCGATGGCACAAATGTCCCTTCCTCAGAAACAGCAGCAGGCAGCATGGTTAAAACAAATGCAATCATCGCTGGGATCACCTGTTTCTCCACAACAATTTCAGCATCAACAAAGGATGCTATTAATACATCAACTTCAACAGCAGTCAGGATTGAATCAACACCAAATCGCACAAACCCAACAACAGCATCCTCATCTCAATACCCAGCTTTTACAGCAGCAACACATTCTACAGCAActtcagcaacaacaacaatctcCAAGGATATCAGCATCTGGTTCCCAGAAGTCCATGAACCTGACAGGATCACAACCGGGCACTCCTTTATCAGGTGGAACTATGACTGGTGGAAGTGCAAGTCAAGGAGCAGAAGTAACTAATCAACTTCTTGGGAAGAGAAAAATACAAGATTTGGTTTCACAG GTAGATCCCCTGGGCAAGGTTGATCCAGAAGTGGAAGATTTGCTTTTGGAGATTGCTGATGACTTCATTGATTCG GTGACTGCATTTGCGTGTACCCTTGCGAAGCATAGGAAATCATCAGTCCTGGAAGCCAAGGATGTATTGCTGCACCTAG AAAAAAATTGGCACTTATCTGTTCCTGGTTTCTTAAGGGAGGACAAGAATCCGCAAAGACATCCT GTAAAGGTATCAGTGGACCCTCAACAACCAGAATGTGATGCTGCTGGTATTAGAAGCACAGGAAATAAATTGGTAATTAACAATTCAGTTGCCAACCATCAAACAAGACCTCCGGTTACTGAGCCTTCACCAATGCCCACAATGGGGCCTCTGTCAAAAGTGCCCCGTTTCTAA
- the LOC4327470 gene encoding transcription initiation factor TFIID subunit 12b isoform X3 has translation MIPWGQPGSDPKDSNHPPPDSTTKRLRAHVKLPHRTRTCPRTPRRNRPPRVVSGRRPPPPEPRRPQPAMADPPSAAATASPQPDQLAAAAVSTPQNPNPNPLLSPQIPPSPTVSDLSAISSPQLDPSAAGGGAMDYPPRPPQMQAPSPGQAAAGAGGFGQIHRSGSGSRLAAVGQLPQYAAAAARMYGSQVNFSGGGGQVGQQQQQQQQLAARAAMLSQGQIGMLQGQGNAASAAHYGLQSQMMAQPRQKGMVQGAQFNTANAAQALQGMQSMGVMGGMRGNGTIPYNQQRFAHAQAQLRPQQTSQQGTLSPQKVVGQGLTRTASIAALNPQLPGSSTNGPMAQMSLPQKQQQAAWLKQMQSSLGSPVSPQQFQHQQRMLLIHQLQQQSGLNQHQIAQTQQQHPHLNTQLLQQQHILQQLQQQQQSPRISASGSQKSMNLTGSQPGTPLSGGTMTGGSASQGAEVTNQLLGKRKIQDLVSQVDPLGKVDPEVEDLLLEIADDFIDSVTAFACTLAKHRKSSVLEAKDVLLHLEKNWHLSVPGFLREDKNPQRHPVKVSVDPQQPECDAAGIRSTGNKLVINNSVANHQTRPPVTEPSPMPTMGPLSKVPRF, from the exons ATGATCCCGTGGGGCCAACCTGGCAGTGACCCTAAAGACAGCAACCACCCCCCTCCTGACTCAACCACGAAAAGACTACGCGCACACGTCAAACTACCCCACAGGACCCGTACCTGCCCCCGCACCCCCCGACGCAATCGTCCACCCCGCGtcgtctccggccgccgcccaccgccgccggagccccgcCGCCCCCAGCCCGCCATGGCGGATCCGCCGtccgcggccgccaccgcctcgccgcagCCCGatcagctcgccgccgccgccgtctccacccCGCAAAACCCCAACCCTaaccccctcctctccccccaaATCCCACCGTCGCCCACCGTCTCCGACCTGTCCGCCATCTCGTCCCCGCAGCTCGACCCgtccgcggcgggcggcggggccatGGACTAccccccgcggccgccgcagaTGCAGGCTCCTTCGCCCGgccaggcggcggccggggctgGAGGCTTCGGCCAGATCCACCGCTCGGGCTCGGGCTCCCGCCTCGCCGCTGTCGGCCAGCTTCCACAGTACGCTGCTGCTGCGGCCAGGATGTACGGCAGTCAGGTGAACTTCTCGGGAGGTGGAGGACAGGTGggacaacagcagcagcagcagcagcagctggctgCTCGCGCGGCCATGCTTAGTCAAGGCCAGATTGGGATGCTGCAAGGGCAGGGGAACGCAGCATCTGCGGCGCACTATGGTCTCCAGTCACAGATGATGGCGCAG CCAAGGCAGAAGGGTATGGTGCAAGGTGCACAATTTAATACTGCCAATGCAGCTCAAGCATTACAAGGTATGCAGTCCATGGGAGTCATGGGTGGTATGAGAGGAAATGGAACTATTCCATATAATCAGCAACGTTTTGCCCATGCACAAGCACAATTGAGGCCGCAGCAGACATCACAGCAAGGCACACTGTCTCCACAG AAGGTTGTGGGTCAAGGCTTGACAAGAACAGCATCGATTGCTGCATTAAATCCACAGCTACCTGGATCGTCGACAAATGGGCCGATGGCACAAATGTCCCTTCCTCAGAAACAGCAGCAGGCAGCATGGTTAAAACAAATGCAATCATCGCTGGGATCACCTGTTTCTCCACAACAATTTCAGCATCAACAAAGGATGCTATTAATACATCAACTTCAACAGCAGTCAGGATTGAATCAACACCAAATCGCACAAACCCAACAACAGCATCCTCATCTCAATACCCAGCTTTTACAGCAGCAACACATTCTACAGCAActtcagcaacaacaacaatctcCAAGGATATCAGCATCTGGTTCCCAGAAGTCCATGAACCTGACAGGATCACAACCGGGCACTCCTTTATCAGGTGGAACTATGACTGGTGGAAGTGCAAGTCAAGGAGCAGAAGTAACTAATCAACTTCTTGGGAAGAGAAAAATACAAGATTTGGTTTCACAG GTAGATCCCCTGGGCAAGGTTGATCCAGAAGTGGAAGATTTGCTTTTGGAGATTGCTGATGACTTCATTGATTCG GTGACTGCATTTGCGTGTACCCTTGCGAAGCATAGGAAATCATCAGTCCTGGAAGCCAAGGATGTATTGCTGCACCTAG AAAAAAATTGGCACTTATCTGTTCCTGGTTTCTTAAGGGAGGACAAGAATCCGCAAAGACATCCT GTAAAGGTATCAGTGGACCCTCAACAACCAGAATGTGATGCTGCTGGTATTAGAAGCACAGGAAATAAATTGGTAATTAACAATTCAGTTGCCAACCATCAAACAAGACCTCCGGTTACTGAGCCTTCACCAATGCCCACAATGGGGCCTCTGTCAAAAGTGCCCCGTTTCTAA
- the LOC4327470 gene encoding transcription initiation factor TFIID subunit 12b isoform X1 — MADPPSAAATASPQPDQLAAAAVSTPQNPNPNPLLSPQIPPSPTVSDLSAISSPQLDPSAAGGGAMDYPPRPPQMQAPSPGQAAAGAGGFGQIHRSGSGSRLAAVGQLPQYAAAAARMYGSQVNFSGGGGQVGQQQQQQQQLAARAAMLSQGQIGMLQGQGNAASAAHYGLQSQMMAQPRQKGMVQGAQFNTANAAQALQGMQSMGVMGGMRGNGTIPYNQQRFAHAQAQLRPQQTSQQGTLSPQKVVGQGLTRTASIAALNPQLPGSSTNGPMAQMSLPQKQQQAAWLKQMQSSLGSPVSPQQFQHQQRMLLIHQLQQQSGLNQHQIAQTQQQHPHLNTQLLQQQHILQQLQQQQQSPRISASGSQKSMNLTGSQPGTPLSGGTMTGGSASQGAEVTNQLLGKRKIQDLVSQVDPLGKVDPEVEDLLLEIADDFIDSVTAFACTLAKHRKSSVLEAKDVLLHLEKNWHLSVPGFLREDKNPQRHPVKVSVDPQQPECDAAGIRSTGNKLVINNSVANHQTRPPVTEPSPMPTMGPLSKVPRF, encoded by the exons ATGGCGGATCCGCCGtccgcggccgccaccgcctcgccgcagCCCGatcagctcgccgccgccgccgtctccacccCGCAAAACCCCAACCCTaaccccctcctctccccccaaATCCCACCGTCGCCCACCGTCTCCGACCTGTCCGCCATCTCGTCCCCGCAGCTCGACCCgtccgcggcgggcggcggggccatGGACTAccccccgcggccgccgcagaTGCAGGCTCCTTCGCCCGgccaggcggcggccggggctgGAGGCTTCGGCCAGATCCACCGCTCGGGCTCGGGCTCCCGCCTCGCCGCTGTCGGCCAGCTTCCACAGTACGCTGCTGCTGCGGCCAGGATGTACGGCAGTCAGGTGAACTTCTCGGGAGGTGGAGGACAGGTGggacaacagcagcagcagcagcagcagctggctgCTCGCGCGGCCATGCTTAGTCAAGGCCAGATTGGGATGCTGCAAGGGCAGGGGAACGCAGCATCTGCGGCGCACTATGGTCTCCAGTCACAGATGATGGCGCAG CCAAGGCAGAAGGGTATGGTGCAAGGTGCACAATTTAATACTGCCAATGCAGCTCAAGCATTACAAGGTATGCAGTCCATGGGAGTCATGGGTGGTATGAGAGGAAATGGAACTATTCCATATAATCAGCAACGTTTTGCCCATGCACAAGCACAATTGAGGCCGCAGCAGACATCACAGCAAGGCACACTGTCTCCACAG AAGGTTGTGGGTCAAGGCTTGACAAGAACAGCATCGATTGCTGCATTAAATCCACAGCTACCTGGATCGTCGACAAATGGGCCGATGGCACAAATGTCCCTTCCTCAGAAACAGCAGCAGGCAGCATGGTTAAAACAAATGCAATCATCGCTGGGATCACCTGTTTCTCCACAACAATTTCAGCATCAACAAAGGATGCTATTAATACATCAACTTCAACAGCAGTCAGGATTGAATCAACACCAAATCGCACAAACCCAACAACAGCATCCTCATCTCAATACCCAGCTTTTACAGCAGCAACACATTCTACAGCAActtcagcaacaacaacaatctcCAAGGATATCAGCATCTGGTTCCCAGAAGTCCATGAACCTGACAGGATCACAACCGGGCACTCCTTTATCAGGTGGAACTATGACTGGTGGAAGTGCAAGTCAAGGAGCAGAAGTAACTAATCAACTTCTTGGGAAGAGAAAAATACAAGATTTGGTTTCACAG GTAGATCCCCTGGGCAAGGTTGATCCAGAAGTGGAAGATTTGCTTTTGGAGATTGCTGATGACTTCATTGATTCG GTGACTGCATTTGCGTGTACCCTTGCGAAGCATAGGAAATCATCAGTCCTGGAAGCCAAGGATGTATTGCTGCACCTAG AAAAAAATTGGCACTTATCTGTTCCTGGTTTCTTAAGGGAGGACAAGAATCCGCAAAGACATCCT GTAAAGGTATCAGTGGACCCTCAACAACCAGAATGTGATGCTGCTGGTATTAGAAGCACAGGAAATAAATTGGTAATTAACAATTCAGTTGCCAACCATCAAACAAGACCTCCGGTTACTGAGCCTTCACCAATGCCCACAATGGGGCCTCTGTCAAAAGTGCCCCGTTTCTAA
- the LOC4327470 gene encoding transcription initiation factor TFIID subunit 12b isoform X4, which yields MIPWGQPGSDPKDSNHPPPDSTTKRLRAHVKLPHRTRTCPRTPRRNRPPRVVSGRRPPPPEPRRPQPAMADPPSAAATASPQPDQLAAAAVSTPQNPNPNPLLSPQIPPSPTVSDLSAISSPQLDPSAAGGGAMDYPPRPPQMQAPSPGQAAAGAGGFGQIHRSGSGSRLAAVGQLPQYAAAAARMYGSQVNFSGGGGQVGQQQQQQQQLAARAAMLSQGQIGMLQGQGNAASAAHYGLQSQMMAQPRQKGMVQGAQFNTANAAQALQGMQSMGVMGGMRGNGTIPYNQQRFAHAQAQLRPQQTSQQGTLSPQVVGQGLTRTASIAALNPQLPGSSTNGPMAQMSLPQKQQQAAWLKQMQSSLGSPVSPQQFQHQQRMLLIHQLQQQSGLNQHQIAQTQQQHPHLNTQLLQQQHILQQLQQQQQSPRISASGSQKSMNLTGSQPGTPLSGGTMTGGSASQGAEVTNQLLGKRKIQDLVSQVDPLGKVDPEVEDLLLEIADDFIDSVTAFACTLAKHRKSSVLEAKDVLLHLEKNWHLSVPGFLREDKNPQRHPVKVSVDPQQPECDAAGIRSTGNKLVINNSVANHQTRPPVTEPSPMPTMGPLSKVPRF from the exons ATGATCCCGTGGGGCCAACCTGGCAGTGACCCTAAAGACAGCAACCACCCCCCTCCTGACTCAACCACGAAAAGACTACGCGCACACGTCAAACTACCCCACAGGACCCGTACCTGCCCCCGCACCCCCCGACGCAATCGTCCACCCCGCGtcgtctccggccgccgcccaccgccgccggagccccgcCGCCCCCAGCCCGCCATGGCGGATCCGCCGtccgcggccgccaccgcctcgccgcagCCCGatcagctcgccgccgccgccgtctccacccCGCAAAACCCCAACCCTaaccccctcctctccccccaaATCCCACCGTCGCCCACCGTCTCCGACCTGTCCGCCATCTCGTCCCCGCAGCTCGACCCgtccgcggcgggcggcggggccatGGACTAccccccgcggccgccgcagaTGCAGGCTCCTTCGCCCGgccaggcggcggccggggctgGAGGCTTCGGCCAGATCCACCGCTCGGGCTCGGGCTCCCGCCTCGCCGCTGTCGGCCAGCTTCCACAGTACGCTGCTGCTGCGGCCAGGATGTACGGCAGTCAGGTGAACTTCTCGGGAGGTGGAGGACAGGTGggacaacagcagcagcagcagcagcagctggctgCTCGCGCGGCCATGCTTAGTCAAGGCCAGATTGGGATGCTGCAAGGGCAGGGGAACGCAGCATCTGCGGCGCACTATGGTCTCCAGTCACAGATGATGGCGCAG CCAAGGCAGAAGGGTATGGTGCAAGGTGCACAATTTAATACTGCCAATGCAGCTCAAGCATTACAAGGTATGCAGTCCATGGGAGTCATGGGTGGTATGAGAGGAAATGGAACTATTCCATATAATCAGCAACGTTTTGCCCATGCACAAGCACAATTGAGGCCGCAGCAGACATCACAGCAAGGCACACTGTCTCCACAG GTTGTGGGTCAAGGCTTGACAAGAACAGCATCGATTGCTGCATTAAATCCACAGCTACCTGGATCGTCGACAAATGGGCCGATGGCACAAATGTCCCTTCCTCAGAAACAGCAGCAGGCAGCATGGTTAAAACAAATGCAATCATCGCTGGGATCACCTGTTTCTCCACAACAATTTCAGCATCAACAAAGGATGCTATTAATACATCAACTTCAACAGCAGTCAGGATTGAATCAACACCAAATCGCACAAACCCAACAACAGCATCCTCATCTCAATACCCAGCTTTTACAGCAGCAACACATTCTACAGCAActtcagcaacaacaacaatctcCAAGGATATCAGCATCTGGTTCCCAGAAGTCCATGAACCTGACAGGATCACAACCGGGCACTCCTTTATCAGGTGGAACTATGACTGGTGGAAGTGCAAGTCAAGGAGCAGAAGTAACTAATCAACTTCTTGGGAAGAGAAAAATACAAGATTTGGTTTCACAG GTAGATCCCCTGGGCAAGGTTGATCCAGAAGTGGAAGATTTGCTTTTGGAGATTGCTGATGACTTCATTGATTCG GTGACTGCATTTGCGTGTACCCTTGCGAAGCATAGGAAATCATCAGTCCTGGAAGCCAAGGATGTATTGCTGCACCTAG AAAAAAATTGGCACTTATCTGTTCCTGGTTTCTTAAGGGAGGACAAGAATCCGCAAAGACATCCT GTAAAGGTATCAGTGGACCCTCAACAACCAGAATGTGATGCTGCTGGTATTAGAAGCACAGGAAATAAATTGGTAATTAACAATTCAGTTGCCAACCATCAAACAAGACCTCCGGTTACTGAGCCTTCACCAATGCCCACAATGGGGCCTCTGTCAAAAGTGCCCCGTTTCTAA